The genomic DNA GTTTGGTCGCCGGAGCAATGAACATGCATGAGTTGTCTCTGTGTCAGAGCGCGGTTGAAGTGATCCAGCGGCAGGCCGAGCAGCATCAGGTGGCACGGGTCACTGGCGTCTGGCTGGAGATTGGCGCGCTGTCCTGCGTGGAAGAAAGCGCGGTGCGCTTCAGTTTTGACCGCGTCTGTCGCGGCACGGTGGCGCAGGGTTGCGAATTACATATCGCCATTAAACCGGCGCAGGCGTGGTGCTGGGACTGCAGCCAGGCCGTGGAAGTGGTCAGTCAGGACGCCCGCTGTCCCGTTTGCCAGGGTGCGCGACTGCGTATCGGGAACGGTGACATGTTAGTGGTGAAGAGTATCGAAGTGGAATAACGTCGTCTTTCAGGAGTTAACGATGTGTATTGGCATTCCCGGAA from Trabulsiella odontotermitis includes the following:
- the hypA gene encoding hydrogenase maturation nickel metallochaperone HypA, with amino-acid sequence MHELSLCQSAVEVIQRQAEQHQVARVTGVWLEIGALSCVEESAVRFSFDRVCRGTVAQGCELHIAIKPAQAWCWDCSQAVEVVSQDARCPVCQGARLRIGNGDMLVVKSIEVE